The DNA region ACCGTGAGGTTTGGGATGGGTTGTTCTGTATTTGTCTACCTCTACTAGTCTCTGCAGGCCCACAGGTTTAGCAGAGGATTGCTGAGGGCTCTTCTCAGCTACACCTTTCTCACATTAGggactttttcttgtttttttattctagCAAATATTCAAGTATTTATTATGATTCACTCGTGTTAATGCTTTTGTTTGCTGTTGAGCTCATGTGCAGTGGACCAAATTGTTTGTGAATGCAATTTGCCAGGAATGCTGCTATTCCATTATTGGTTTTATGGAAACAATGTACATATTGTTCTAATTCTGTGGACGTGCATCCAAATAAAAAGTTATCTCATCATGATAGGgtcatttgtaaatgtgtttctcCACAGTCAAAAAAGTCAATTCATACACACTCAAAGCACGAGAAGGCAAGATGaagataaaaaattaaaatgcaataccTGGATAATTTTATACTGCCtttattaagtaaaaatagACCTCTGAGGGTTGCATTGTACATGCAAACAGCGTATTTACTTAAACCAAGGCAAGTGATGAAAATTATCACCGGCTACACAGAGATCTGAGATAACGGTTTATGGCCTTTATCCCAAAAATTCAGCTTATGCAAAGTGACAACAAAACAGTAACAACCACAGTACAGATTAAAGGAAATGTCCCTCTTTCTGTGGCTTGAGATCcagcattaataactttatATGCACTGTAGTGTTCGAGCTGCACAGTCCAGTCCAACTCCCCGGGGAACAGGAAGCGACCGGAAAAAAATGGAATTCATAGGAATAGGAATTCATAGTAAGGCACCGCATGCTTAGTCTGAAacacatattcatacatacatacattttatggtCGTCATGACCACACACAATGTCTTCATAACAAATCACAAGCATACAAATTATGATTACACatcacatgcatgtacacatgtGCAATGCCACTTGTTTTGTGCGTAAATGAAGGGCACTCTCatcagtgtttgtgtctctgtgttttagaATCAGAATAAGGCTTCTGAGATAAGTTGAGAAGTTTATCCACTTCTCAAAAGTTGTCCTTGTTGGGTCAGAGACAAACAGCTTATGAAGAATCCATCCATCGCAGAAAAGTTAAGACTGCATCTGTGACACGGAGGCTTTTTCCTCCTGGTACTCTTCATCTGTTCGCCATGCTCTGCCCCAGAAAAGGTCCCACAGGCAACAGATAGAAATAGCAAACATCCATATATCGGCTGAGCCATCTCTTGACCTCTCTCCCAATATCCTCTGTATCTCCATTTGTTTACAATTCTTCTTGCTCTCActcccaccctccctccctccatcctgctCTGCTCCTATTGGCTCTCGGAGTTGTAGTACTGGGCGTCTCCTCGCTCCTTCCCATCAAAACCTGGCAAAGGCTGCCCGTATTTGTCCACACACCAGCAGAAGCCTCGCTTTCTGCCTTTGGATGGACGGCACTGAAAGTGAAGGAAGGGACAAGGTGAagggagggaagagaagaaaaaaagggggggggcaACTCAATGTGCAAATCCAGTTGAATATGCAGCATTATGGGTAACAAGCCACTTTACTCAATGAAGTAGAACAGCAATAGTTAAGAGGCATTAATGGTCAGATTGTGCTGAGTCGACGCAGCCTTGGTTATCCAACACGCTGTGGTATTTTGAGCTGCTTTTATGGTCTACCTcctgttacacacacatatagagacCTTTAAGGTAAACAGAAACCTGGTAAAATATTTGCTTAGTCCCGTTTGTGAACAACTGAGAACCAAGATCTATTTTCAGAAGCTGGTGGCCAGTACGAATCATCTGTTGCTGATTATACCCCACGGTTCCAAATTATGGGTACTACAAATGACTTACAGAGTCTGTGGAGCTACTCAAGGGCTGTTATTTTACTGCCAATTTTACTAAAGGTCAACCTCCACTCTAGTAAAACATGCAGCCATTCATTTCAAGGGCTAAAGCAACTGTGCTGCTGCGCCACAGAGGAGTCAGAGCTGATCAGGAAGGAAAACATCCTGATTTAGTTCAATATTTCAGCGGGGAGGCTGATCTGAGCTGAAGTAGGACTCTCTTGTTGTCAGATCACTGGTGCATAGGAAGTATAGGGGGGCTAGATCatgttatgtgttttaaaaGCTCATAtcttcatttgcattttgtgtggACTAAATATATATCATAAGGAGTTAACATTTTTTGCAGCAAGACAAAAGTTTTACAAATTGTTTGCtaggaaaaacaaatacttCCAACATTAAATCTGTCCTGGGTAGTTTTTTCTGCTAAAAAGACATTTACTGTTATTAAGAGCTGTAATAAGAGAAGTTTATGCTTAAAATCATGCAAATTAAACTGACCAACATGAAATGTCTGCAACTCCACCTCGGGGCTCAGCGCAGTACACTAAGTCCATTCTAcataaacaaagacaatgaGCCTGCCGTTGTGAGGCTCGTTATGAGATGGTTGCAGGTCAAGAACACTTCCATTAAGCAGGAGGGACTGCTATGTTATAAGAAAGCTGCCTCGGTGATGCAGTGCCACGGGAGCCCTAAGTGCCTCCATATGAACGCGTCAGAACCACTCATTTATTACAACCCGATCGTGGGTGAACCATGTGAGCGTGGGGATGGCTGCAGCTCTATTTCTGTGCATGCTTCTCAAAAGTCCAGCAATTATGAGGGGAGCGCATTGGGTGCCGGTGGCCACCTTGACGTCTGTCTCCCTGGGAGGGTTCCCATTAGACGGCCATCGTCCCATCCGTCAACCCCACTGGGGTTTGGCCCCTGTGGTTCCTGTCTCCAGAGCCAGTGGCTAGGGTCTACCTCACTGGTGTGGTGGTGCAATGATGAGGCTCTAATAACTACCAATGAATACAGAAGGACAGCTGCAAAACTGTAATTGGGCTGCAGGAGACCTCAAGTTTGAGTCACTAGACTTCAGCAGTGAATCTTTGTTAATGCAGCATTTAAACAAGGAAATGCGGATTTCCTTTTTACAGCCTTTCAAGGTTGTAAACAAGTAGATGTTTAAGTTATGAAATCATGAAATTGATGAATGAATCTATATTTTCGCAGTCAATATAAAATGATGGTACTTTGAATGTGCTTTTTTTACCTGCTTTTTCTTATAGAAGCCCTTCTTGTCACAGTTTGGTATGCGGAAACCTCTGGGGTTGAGAATGTCTGTAATCTTGAGGCTGCTGAGAATGTTCTCAATCTCCCTCCGACAAGGACCCTACAGATGAGGGAACACATAAGCAGTTACTGTACTTTCTCCAATACTTAACAATCTCCAGCTCAAACGTCAAGAAATCTGAGTGCAGCTGATGCCGTTAGCACAAgctatttcattattattatcattttacaatGTGATTTCCACATGAATTCTCTGGGGGGGTTAAAATAAAGACGTTAACAAAGCTGACTCACACTGCATCACACACTGCTCTGCTGTAATACCTAAACAATGGTGGCTGCGATATGAAAGAGGTGATGGATGAGAAATTAATTCATCTGACCGACTTGTAGCGGCTTAACAGTTTGCCAAAGCTTCTTAGAACTCTTACACTTTACACAAAGGATGGGGGATAAAGTGAATTCAAAGAGCTCAAAAAAGGAGCAAAAAGGCTTGTCCTTAAGTCCGACTATTCCAGTCACTAATCAAAGCAGCCAGTCAAAGCCCATTACTAGTGTGTGCTCACTTCTCTGGCCAAAGAGAAGATCAAAATAGCAGCAGGGCTTCCCAACAGGCACTCACATAGGCCAATCCATCATTTGCTGGCTCCCAGTACACCCGGCACGCGGACGCCTTGTGGCCAAACAACCGCGTGACCCAGGTCATCCGCAGGGCCATCGTACCCGCTCGCTGCCATGCCATTCTACTGCTCACGATGCCTGCCAACCATCAGCACCGCTACCCAAAACATTTCATCACCCACAGGGggagaaaaacaccaaaacacagaggaagaggagaaaaacattCCTCCAGTATGCTTGGAAGACAGTAAAATATTGGTTGTGGTACTTACATACTCAGGCTCCTGTTTGGTCTCTAGAGAGAAGTTTTGTTGGTCTGTGATGAGTGGTCCTGGGAGCTCCTCTATTTTAAAGTTCTGGGTTCTCTTCTGCTGCCCCTGTCTGAGGACTTCTGACTtggcagaggggaaaaaagggtgAAGCGGAGGTCTCAGGGGTCCCGTGGGTCTGTGGGTGCTGTACAAGGTTTGAAGGCCTGAGCCGGTGGaattcctctcctcttcctgagTCTCAATATTTTCTGCTAAAGTTTGAGAACAACATGTGTTTATTCACAAAACAGTAGGCTATATAATCTTCCATTTAAGGTAGTATTTTTTCTGATTCagacattgatttttttttcagcaagcTGGAGGTCACTTTGAGGGTCATGAGTGAGCTATTTCTCAGAAGCATTTCCTGAGATTATATATATCTTTCAATTttgacaggaaatgaacagAACTATGCAGGATGACTACCACCACTTGATTCCAAATGTGTTTATACCTTAAACCTTGAATCTCTGTAGTCTCTTTCCTAAGAGTACAAGCTAAATAGTTATGCTATCTCCAGGTAGGAAATGATCCAAAATCATTCTAATCTGAAAATCAACATTTAGTCTCTGCCAATGGATTGAGGGAGGTTCAGTCTTTACACTGAGCTGAACACCTGATATTGAGTTGCACCACTCTTTTGCACATCAAATTCTTACTAGGGGTCAAAAATACTACAACCTGTCTCATCCTCCACATTCTCTTCCCACACATGAAGAGAATTTATTGGATGAAATCAATTAGTGATTGTGGCTTTCAGCTGGATGTCTACTCTCATTGTATGGCATGGAATTAAGAGTTGATTGTCACTTGTGCATCATAATACATAACATTTCCCAAAATTGACAAACTAAATTGTCTAACTACTCATCTGCTTCTTATCAACACATCTTC from Siniperca chuatsi isolate FFG_IHB_CAS linkage group LG13, ASM2008510v1, whole genome shotgun sequence includes:
- the LOC122887422 gene encoding insulin-like growth factor-binding protein 3 isoform X1; its protein translation is MLSDATMDSCFRALCMTFVLASFTRRSGAVGPVIKCEPCDAGARLLCKPLPKDCTEKIREPGCGCCMTCALSFGQPCGVYTGRCGSGLTCQHQAGETKPLQALLEGRGICANATSKRLTARPTPPVNELPAENIETQEEERNSTGSGLQTLYSTHRPTGPLRPPLHPFFPSAKSEVLRQGQQKRTQNFKIEELPGPLITDQQNFSLETKQEPEYGPCRREIENILSSLKITDILNPRGFRIPNCDKKGFYKKKQCRPSKGRKRGFCWCVDKYGQPLPGFDGKERGDAQYYNSESQ
- the LOC122887422 gene encoding insulin-like growth factor-binding protein 3 isoform X2 yields the protein MLSDATMDSCFRALCMTFVLASFTRRSGAVGPVIKCEPCDAGARLLCKPLPKDCTEKIREPGCGCCMTCALSFGQPCGVYTGRCGSGLTCQHQAGETKPLQALLEGRGICANATSKRLTARPTPPVNELPENIETQEEERNSTGSGLQTLYSTHRPTGPLRPPLHPFFPSAKSEVLRQGQQKRTQNFKIEELPGPLITDQQNFSLETKQEPEYGPCRREIENILSSLKITDILNPRGFRIPNCDKKGFYKKKQCRPSKGRKRGFCWCVDKYGQPLPGFDGKERGDAQYYNSESQ